Sequence from the Kryptolebias marmoratus isolate JLee-2015 unplaced genomic scaffold, ASM164957v2 Scaffold197, whole genome shotgun sequence genome:
GAACTCACTTGTGTTTCTCCATTGTCCTTATTTAGCTTTGTTGCTAACCGGTAGCGCGAAAATCTGTTTCCACTCCGGCCACTCGACAGGGCAGTCAAACTTGAATTCACTCGGTGGGTTAAACTTCGCCATGACAATAACTTCCTTTTAGGCGCAGGAAACGTTTTCTTCTGACACCATGTAATGTACTTTGTTGTACATATGTTGAGACAAAAGAGGGTGCTGCTAGTCTCACTCAAAACGTCTTTATTTAACTTAACTGTTCTCTTAACCCCCCGTACATTGGTTCCCAGAATCCTTTGCGAGCACTCTCTTAAAGTGACAGTACATCGGTATTTACCATACATTACAGTCATGTCCAATAAAAACTTATATattaatgttaatttaataTTAATGCTGCAGACAGATTTCTATGACAGAAAAACTTACTTACTTAGTTATTATTGTGTTAATAAGAGAAAAGAAACCCTCCTGAACTTCTGTCAGATGAAGTCTTTCAGGCAATAAATCGTTGCTCTCTGGTCTGTTtacttttctttcagtttcccGTTAAATGTGGATCAGCTGATCCTCATGACGTCACAGACACGGAAGTCTGAAACTGTGGATCAAAACCAGTTTCAGATTTTACAGAAGGTCTGGTTGCccggaggaaaaaaatgttttaaaataagtttatttaaaaaacaaacaaactgacgGCTAAAGAGAAGCTAAATCCAGGAAGTGAGTCCTGAgtgctcttattgtgaaggaggAGCTGTAAGCGGAAGTGAGCGGTTAGCTTGTAGCCGGGTTGGACCGGTTCGGACCGGTTCGACCTTTAAACTCGATGTTCGGATGAATTTAAGGTGTTTCTGTGACGTTAAAGCGAGCAGAGAGGCTGACAGGAAGAGCTAAACCAGCTAAACTACAGCTAACTTTAGCTGCGAGGCTAATCCGAGCTAACACAGGATCAATGGAAGCGACCCGGAACCGCTgcccgaaccgaaccgaactcCCGTGAAGGTGAGCCTTCAGACCAACACCTGTACAGGTGAGTGACGTGTTCACAGCCAGGTAGAACAAACTGTTAGCTTCAGGAGGAACGCCGGCTGATGACATCACTCAGCACACCTGTACAGGTAAACAGGCACGTggtcaaatattaatatttaaagtgggagagttctggttctgagtcAGTTTAAACTGGATCCTCTCTGTTTTTACCCAGAATGCTCCAGGGCCCATACAGCAGCctggaccgggaccgggaccggcCCCTGGTCCGGCTGCCCTTCACCAGCTTCGCCGTGGCGACGGTTCTGCTCCCCGTGACGGGTTTCATCGCCTGCGTCTTCATCTCGCTGCTCTACCACTTCGAGGACTCGACGTACACTCACTGCCAGGTGGGTCCGACTCCggcccggttctggttctggttctgttcttcACCCGGGTTAAAAGCTGGTTCATCAGAACATAAACAACCGATCGGGTCATCGGGTTCTGAAATGATTCCAGTAGAACCTGAACAGAACCATCAGATCCACAGAACcgggtccagctcctgacccaacagaacctggttccaggtcctgacccagcagaacctcctccagcagcagaactctcagtggttcctggttgtggaggagttgtggcccactcttctttccatcattggtttcagctcagctctctgaggttctggttctggacagaCGGCCTCACGTCTgactgtggatcagtggttccTGAACGTTCAGCTCCTGACCtaacagaaccaacagaacctcctgttagcagaatatcttaAACTGGatcattttcttctttggttCCTTCAGGAAACTCCTGAAGTAAATTTGTTTTCGTCTTCAGGTTCCGAACTACCTGCCGTCCATCAGCTCGGCCATCAGCCGCGTGCCCGAGCGCTACATCTGGCGCAGCTGCATCGGGCTGCACTCGGCGCCGCGGTACCTGGTGGCCGTCGCCTACTTCAACTTCTACCGCCGGCGCTTCTCGGCGCGGCTGccggagctgctgctgagcgCGCTGGCTCTGATCTGCAGCCTCACCGAGAACACGGGCCTGGTGCTGCTCACCTACGTGGCGTCCACCGAGTCCTACAGTGAGTACGGAGGGCGCCGCCGCGGCCCGAGCCCGGTGCGGCAAAACCGACCCTGACACggctttcctgttttcttcagaGGTCCATAAAAACGGCTTCATCACCTTCATAGCGAGCTCGCTGCTGCACATGCTCATCACCTGCAGGCTGTGGCACGTGATCAGGAGACACTACGTCAACCCCGAGGTGAGCGCCGTCAGCACGTTCTGACAACCTCCACAGAcccctttgacctttgacctttcaggAGAAGACGTCCTACATCTGGAAGCTGCGGCTCTTCCTCTTCAACGTAAGCTGCTGCGCCGTCGCCGCCTACTTCTTCAGACGCCACAACAAGTTCTGCGAGACGGGAGGTGAGTCCCTGCGTCCACCTCGTCCCTGCGCGCCGTCCTTCCTGTGTTGACTCCGCCTCTCTGTCCTCCAGTTTACACCGTCTTCGCCGCCTTCGAGTACCTGGTGGTCTTCTCCAACATGGCCTTCCACATGACGGCGTTCTGGGACTTTGGGAACACGGAGGTGATGGTGGCCACGCTGCCGGAGGACAAACGGTTCTGATCCGGGACCAGCTGGAGGGACGGCGGGACGAAAAGGACGGATTCGTTTTTTATGGACTATTAATGCAgaacaggaccaggaccagaaccaggtccAGGATCaggtccagaaccaggaccagaagCAGTTCTGCTTCGAACACATCAAACAAAAGGGAAACAAGATGCTGCACAAACTGTTCACAGAtctgtgagaaaaataaaaactcttttctTTAACGGCTGTTTCAGTTGTTAATTAACCCCAGTTCTGTTTGGAcccggtcctgatggagctctaaacccggtcctgttggagctctaaacctggtcctgttggagctctaaacccggtcctgttggagctctaaaccNNNNNNNNNNNNNNNNNNNNNNNNNNNNNNNNNNNNNNNNNNNNNNNNNNNNNNNNNNNNNNNNNNNNNNNNNNNNNNNNNNNNNNNNNNNNNNNNNNNNNNNNNNNNNNNNNNNNNNNNNNNNNNNNNNNNNNNNNNNNNNNNNNNNNNNNNNNNNNNNNNNNNNNNNNNNNNNNNNNNNNNNNNNNNNNNNNNNNNNNNNNNNNNNNNNNNNNNNNNNNNNNNNNNNNNNNNNNNNNNNNNNNNNNNNNNNNNNNNNNNNNNNNNNNNNNNNNNNNNNNNNNNNNNNNNNNNNNNNNNNNNNNNNNNNNNNNNNNNNNNNNNNNNNNNNNNNNNNNNNNNNNNNNNNNNNNNNNNNNNNNNNNNNNNNNNNNNNNNNNNNNNNNNNNNNNNNNNNNNNNNNNNNNNNNNNNNNNNNNNNNNNNNNNNNNNNNNNNNNNNNNNNNNNNNNNNNNNNNNNNNNNNNNNNNNNNNNNNNNNNNNNNNNNNNNNNNNNNNNNNNNNNNNNNNNNNNNNNNNNNNNNNNNNNNNNNNNNNNNNNNNNNNNNNNNNNNNNNNNNNNNNNNNNNNNNNNNNNNNNNNNNNNNNNNNNNNNNNNNNNNNNNNNNNNNNNNNNNNNNNNNNNNNNNNNNNNNNNNNNNNNNNNNNNNNNNNNNNNNNNNNNNNNNNNNNNNNNNNNNNNNNNNNNNNNNNNNNNNNNNNNNNNNNNNNNNNNNNNNNNNNNNNNNNNNNNNNNNNNNNNNNNNNNNNNNNNNNNNNNNNNNNNNNNNNNNNNNNNNNNNNNNNNNNNNNNNNNNNNNNNNNNNNNNNNNNNNNNtggagctctaaacccggtcctgttggagctctaaacccggtcctgttggagctctaaacccggtcctgttggagctctaaacccggtcctgatggagctctaaatCCGGTCCAAAGTTCTTGAATAAACGTTCCCTCCGATGTTTCAGTGGCAGTAAAGTAAAATCTGAATGAGTTGAAGGTGAGATGTGAGATGAGGCGCCCGTGCAGCAGGGGGCGCTGAGGCCTGTTTCTGAgcagcagcgccccctgctgatCTAAGGTCACTGCTGCCTCTGGGGACATGAAATCAGACGGACTGATAACCGGAGACACCGGGGGACATTTCATTCCTTGGCAGTGTCTTCCTGTCTCACTGATCCATCAGGGTCATAACAGGTGCCTCCAGGCTTCCTCGTCCCCTGAGAGGTTGTTTGTTTCCAAACTGCTGGTACCCGGGCCGTCTGCAGTCCGTATAATTACCTTTATCGGGTCGTCAGAGCTCGTTtaccttcagctgctcttcagtCTGCTGgggggactctcagctactaccacaccaactggACGGTTGGTGAGGCccggcaggaggaggaagaggacatCCTGAAACAGCAGAGACCCGTCAGAGACCCGTCGGGTCACCAGAACCAGCTCCATGTGTGTGAGGATGTGACCGTGGctcattgtgtttctgtgtttgtgacgGTTCTGGTCCTCGGCCCGACGGGTTCCTCTGGACTTTGAGTCCCTCATAAAGGATTCTTTCATGGTTTGAGGAagttgtttgtgtgcagcttatttatttctcccaaacacatcagaaccagaacagcaAGAAGACACAATTCTGGTTTTAACCCTGATAAACTCAAACAGCTGTCAGTGTTTCTTCGGATGAGGGGACAAAGGAAACGTCCTCAGAGGTGATCTGAGCAGCAGAGGGCGCTACTACAGCCGTTCagtcctttttctttattttgttgttgaccTGCCATCAGTAGTCAGGGTTTTTATAAATGGGGTCAGTAAGAAATGCGTTTCTCacactttaataaattaattctATTATTAGAGTTCTAACTTCAGCAGGTTGGCCCCGCCTCTCATTAGGTCGTCCTCTGTGATTGGTTGCTCCAAGCTCCGCCCATCCTTCAGCATCAGCTCTGCTGTTTAAAgttcaacagaaaacattttgctgGAGCAAAGTTAGTCCAGGATGAGACATTAATGATCCAGGATCCGTCCACCTGCTGGACCTGCTTGTCTTCTCTGGGACACAAGGAACTGGtgtctccagctgtcactgtggGAGAGACGGGGACACATGGATAGGTCtccggtccatcacagggacacatagacaCATGGACAGGTCGTCAGgtcatccatccgtccgtccgtccgtccatgtGTGTTAGCGAGCTAATGTTAGCGGTTAGCTCCAAAGACAGTGAAATACACAGCAGCAGTTTTgctgtaaaacatgtttttaatatattttaatatttaaataagatCAGGTAAAACAGGTCACcagtatttattttcagtaaagtTTAACAGAAGATGGGATTTATTGATCAAAACAAATTAGCAAACATGTTTCAGATTATTAGCCTTGTTAGCACCGggactaaaaaacaaaatgttttgtaaagttttaaagcaaagggaacattatttgtattatttcaaCACATTCTGTAGTTCAAATGTTGGAAATAAAGAAAGTTTTAATTACATGTTAGCATCTTTTTACCAAAACTTTAACCTgaatttttctcaaaaaagaaactttggTTTCACAAATTTTTGGTTTAGATTCATGATTTCACACCAAAATCTCATTTTCTAAATTTGATTGAAGACGCTCTtctttaaaaaccataaaatgtgTTGAATATGTTCAGTTTTCTAAAAGTGGATCAACAGGACCATAatcagaaaacttttttttttcctgacagaacAGAACTGCCcttaaatgaaatgaattattattattgttgttgtttgagcaTCAGAAGCGTTTCTAACATTAATGTTTGAGTAAACAGTTCAGCTGAATTCTCAGTGTCGATAACATAAAACCAACTTCCTCCTTTCTGCTCATGAGATCAGGACAAGGAGACATCAACATGAGACTCTAACAAGGAGACATCAACATGAGACCCAACAAGGAGACATCAACATGAGACTCCAACAAGGAGACATCAACATGAGACTCCACAAGGAGACATCAACATGAGACTCCAACAAGGACAAAAACTGACTTTTAAGGAGCTCTAAGCTGAGaaacaaacttcctgtttgtgactggatgtttctctgagaggaaactcaaacatttctgtaaaatctaAAGATCCGGAGTGTCTCCTGTCAGAAACCAGCCCACTGTCACGAGACATGCAGACACCTGAGAAAAGTCCGGTTCTGTTAAAGTTCTGAGCAGAATTACACACAGTTGTTCCGTTTTTGCATCAGGCGTTCTAAGAAACATGGTGCTAATCTTCCAGCTTgtcttaaagataaaaactaaccacattttaaaatcttaaatatcattttattgTTGAGCAGTCTCTCTGGCGGAGGAGCTCGGTCCGGTGTGGGTCTTAGAGCAGGACACAGGGCTTCTTGGTGACGGTGGGCTGAGGGTTGAGGTAGGCCCTCACGGCCTCGGCGAACACTTCCTTGATGCCGTCCTGGTTGAGGGCCGAACACTCCATGTAGCGGACGGCCTGGATCTGACGGGCCAGGCTGAGGCCCTGCTGCTGGGTGATGGGCGCCTGGttctgctccttcagcttcttctgaaTCTCGCTGTCGTTCCGGAGGTCGCTCTTTGTGCCGATCAGGAGGATGGGAACGCTGGGACAGTGGTGGGTCACCTGGGGACGAAACAAGTCCAATCAGCTGCGTTTGCATTCATCTAGATGTTCATTAAAGAAACCTTGTATATCCTGGGTTAGTCTTAGGTGTTTGTCATAAATGTCCTTGTTTAAGGGTCTTCAAATACCCTCTGAGAAACCAGAGTTAGTGCTTTCAGACCACTGCAGTCCTTATACCATTTCATGTTGATCACCTTTGTTTCCCACTGCTGGTACTGTGGCCCTCTGTACCTCTTAGAACCATATAAGTCATATCAGTCTTCTTTAGTTCCAGCTTCAGCGTCCGAGCAGTCTTGGCTCAATGAAGACTCTCGGGTGCCGTCAGGAGATTTGATTGGTACATACTCTGGCTGAGCAAACTGAACGCTGTTCCAGCATCTGCACTTTTGAAACTGTTGAAGCAGAAGCTTCTAAAATGTCTCCTTTGCCTCTGACTGTGTTCTTCAGACACAAAGCAGACCGATCTGTTGGATGACTTATGGTTCCTATAGCGTTCGTACCGAAGCTAAGATGGACAGAACGGACAGTGTACAGATACATTTAGCATAGAGTTGGTACATATGGTTGTTTGAGCTCCAAGCTGGACACCGGGATGTCACGCTTCAGGACACAGGCTACTCTAGAGTCTGATTTAAGCAGCAGGACGGCCCACATCGAAGGGACAGTCCAAGTTGTTGGACGGTGGACCAAGAGACAAGTGACCGATACATCAGAGGACAGGTGGTCAGGAGCCTGAGACGATGTCAGAACCTTCACTACCTGTCAGAGGTT
This genomic interval carries:
- the pgap2 gene encoding post-GPI attachment to proteins factor 2; this encodes MLQGPYSSLDRDRDRPLVRLPFTSFAVATVLLPVTGFIACVFISLLYHFEDSTYTHCQVPNYLPSISSAISRVPERYIWRSCIGLHSAPRYLVAVAYFNFYRRRFSARLPELLLSALALICSLTENTGLVLLTYVASTESYKVHKNGFITFIASSLLHMLITCRLWHVIRRHYVNPEEKTSYIWKLRLFLFNVSCCAVAAYFFRRHNKFCETGVYTVFAAFEYLVVFSNMAFHMTAFWDFGNTEVMVATLPEDKRF